The genomic region CTTTGCTCGCTCGATTCATCCTTTCCCACCAGCCATCCTGGATCGGATGGCTCATGAAAGTCCGAGACACTATCGTTGCCTGTTTTGGTCTCAAGACAGCCAGACATTTGGCATCACTTGCTAATCGGATTGGAATCTTCAAGGTCTACAGCACGAACCAGACTGAAATCGTGTTGGGAGAGGATGACAAGCACCTCGACTTCCGGATATCGATCCTATGTTCTGGAGAGGCAGAGCCAGAAGGCAGTCGCCAACTCGTTTTTTCAACCGTGGTCCAGTGCCACAACCGTCTAGGCCGGGCCTACATCTTCGTTATTGCCCCATTTCACCGCTTGGTTGTTAAGGCCAGCCTCCTCCGTGCAGCGCGCGTCGGTTGGCCTCTGGCTATTTGCCCTTAAGGCGCTCGATCAGCTCGCTGTCGTGCTTGAAAGCGACGGCGCCACTCACTGGAGTCAGTGGATGCGCAAAGCGAGAGGACAGCTGAACGAAAAGTTCGATTCACTAAGAGGTGAAACCGCAACGCTCGCCAATGCAATTAAACGTGTTCAAAACTGAATGCAAAAAAGAATTCGTCACCCGCT from Pseudomonas sp. GGS8 harbors:
- a CDS encoding DUF2867 domain-containing protein encodes the protein MPREVELIMSVPVPSRSGITHLYKPMHLADAFAIRLPAGTSSNPALLARFILSHQPSWIGWLMKVRDTIVACFGLKTARHLASLANRIGIFKVYSTNQTEIVLGEDDKHLDFRISILCSGEAEPEGSRQLVFSTVVQCHNRLGRAYIFVIAPFHRLVVKASLLRAARVGWPLAICP